The Anaeromyxobacter sp. Fw109-5 genomic interval TTCTCGACGTCGGGGAGCAGGCCCACCATGCCGATGGTCGGCGTGGGCAGGATGCCCTGGCCCTCCGTCTCGTTGTAGAGCGAGACGTTGCCCGACACGACCGGCGTGCCGAGGGCGCGGCAGGCGTCGCCGATGCCGCGCACGCACTCCGCGAACTGCCACATGATCTCCGGCTTCTCGGGGTTGCCGAAGTTGAGGCAGTCGGTGACGGCGATGGGCTCGCCGCCCACGCAGGCGATGTTGCGCGCGCACTCCGCCACCGCGTGCTGCGCGCCGAGGTGCGGGTCGAGGAAGCAGTAGCGCCCGTTCGCGCCGACGGAGATGGCGATCCCCTTGCCCGCGTGGCGCTCGTCGCCGGTGGCGATGCGCACCACCGCCGCGTCGCCGCCGGGGCGCACCGCGCCGACCAGCCGGACCATGTGATCGTACTGCTGGTAGACCCACTCCTTCGACGCGATGGTGGGGCGGGCGAGCAGGCGGAGCAGCGTGTCCCCCAGGTCGGCGGGCTCGGGCACGGTCGAGAGGTCGAAGGCGTGCAGCGCCGGGAGCGCCGGGTGCGGCGTCATCGGCCGCTGGTACTTGGGGGCGCCCTCGGTGAGCGGATCCACCGGGAGGTCGGCGACGACCTTCCCGTGCCAGTGCGCCCGCCAGCGGCCGGTGCCGGTGACGCGCCCGACGATGGCGACGTCGAGGTCCCACTTGGTGCAGATCTTCCGGACCATGTCCTCCTTGCCCTCGGCGGCGACGAGGAGCATCCGCTCCTGCGACTCGGAGAGGAGGATCTCGTACGGCGTCATGCCCTCCTCGCGCAGCGGGACCTGGTCGAGGAAGAGGTCGAGGCCGTTCCCGGCGCGGCCGGCCATCTCCACCGACGAGGAGGTGAAGCCGGCGGCGCCCATGTCCTGGATGCCGACCACCGCGTCCGTCTTGAAGAGCTCGAGGCACGCCTCGAGGAGCAGCTTCTCCATGAACGGGTCGCCCACCTGCACGGTGGGGCGCTTCTCCTCGGTGGAGGCGTCGAACTCGGCGGAGGCCATGGTGGCGCCGTGGATGCCGTCGCGGCCGGTCTTCGCGCCGATGTACATGACCGGGTTCCCGACGCCCGCGGCGGTGCCGAGGAAGATCTTGTCGGCGGGGAGGATGCCCAGCGTGAAGGCGTTCACGAGGCAGTTCCCGTTGTAGCTCGGGTGGAACATCACCTCCCCCGCCACCGTGGGCACGCCCATGCAGTTGCCGTAGCCGCCGATGCCGGCCACGACGCCCTCGAGCAGGTAGGCGGTCTTCGGGTGGCTGGGATCCCCGAAGCGCAGCGAGTTCGCCGAGGCGATGGGGCGGGCGCCCATCGTGAACACGTCGCGGAGGATGCCGCCCACGCCGGTGGCCGCGCCCTGATACGGCTCGATGTAGCTCGGGTGGTTGTGGCTCTCCATCTTGAACGCGGCGGCGAGCCCGTCGCCGAGGTCCACCACGCCCGCGTTCTCGCCGGGCCCCTGCAGCACGCGCGGGCCGGAGGTGGGGAAGGTCTTCAGGTGGACGCGCGAGGACTTGTACGAGCAGTGCTCGCTCCACATCACCGAGAAGACGCCGAGCTCGGTCAGGTTGGGCTCGCGGCCGAGGTGGCGCTTCACCTCGTCGTACTCGGCCTGCGTGAGCCCGTGCTGGGCCACCACTTCCGGCGTGATCTTCTCGGTCATGAGGCGGCGGATTCTAGACGGCGAGCCTCGCTTCGGGAACCGCCAACGCGCGCAGCGCGCCCGGCGGGCGTCCCGGCGCCGCCGTGGAGCCGCTCGCGCGGCGCGCGGCGCATGCCCGCCCGGCGGGGAAGCGCCGGGTCGGCCGCCTCACGCCCCTAGGGGCAGGTCACCGTGGCGTCCGGCGTGACGGTCAGCTCGCAGGCGCCGCCGCCGACGTTCTCGAGCGAGCTCGGGCCGCTCACGATCCCGCCCACCCGATCCTCCACGCGCAGCTCGGCGCGCGCGCCGCCGGCGAGCTCGACCGTCGCGACGCCGGCGGGGTACCCGCGCGCGTCGAGGAACGCTCCGCCGCCTTTCCCGCCGGCGAGCCGAAGCGTCAGCTGATCCCCGCCGGCCCCGGAGAGGACCAGGTCTGCGCCGTCGTCGGCCTCCACCGCCATGACGTCCGTCGCGACGCCGGCCACGACCGCGTGGCAGCCGTCGGTCGCTGCGATGAAGCGAAAGACCGGCACGGAGACCACCACCCGCAGCGGGTGGGTGGACTCGAAGGACGACAGCGAGGAGCGGACCTCCAGCACCTGGCCGTGGACGGGGTCGGCCCGCACCGACGTCTGGACGTGCTGCAGGAGGTTCTCGTCGCCGCTCACCACCACCCGCTGGCTCTCGGCGCCGGCCGTGACCTCGGCGTGGATCCCGTCCTCGACGCGGAGGCCCTCGAACGCGCCGACCGAGCGCGTCTCCTCGCGCAGGATGCCGTTCCCCTTCACGTACGGGTCGCAGGCGACCAGCAGCGCGGGCAGGAGGGCGAGCGCGAGAGAGGCGTGCCGGAGGAGCACGCCGGGTGTCGCGCGGCGGCGACGGCGTGGCGGATGAGCGCCGGCTCCCGTCGCGGCGGCGGAGGCGCCGCCCTCCACCGCTGAGGACCCGGACCACGAGGTTTCGAGGAGATGCGCGCCTGCGTTCACGATCGAGGCTCCCCGGCCGCTCCCGGGCGTTCGGGATCGTGCCGTCCGCGAGGATACCTCTGCATCTCGCCGGCCGAGAATTCCTCATCGGTGGATCCCCACGCGATGCGGGAATCGACGGACGACGCACGGCGGCACGCGGCGACGCCCCGCGCGCTGGATGCGCTCGATGAACCCGGCTGAGCAACCGATGGCGCGAGCGGCGCTGGCGCTCGGCGCTCGGCCGGGACGCCCGCCCCGGCACGGACGCCGGCGCGCCACCCGCGTCACAGCGCCAGCAGGAGCTTCGTCATGTCGTAGCGGTGGTCGCCGCGCTCCGACACCGGCACGGGCGAGGCGGGGAGCCGCAGCCGGTCGATCATCCGGTTGTAGCCCATGTCCATGAGGGTCCGGAGGTTCACCGCGTCGTGCAGGTTGTACTCGACGAGCGTGCGCAGCGCGGTGGCGTCGCCGCGCAGGTGCAGCCGCCAGAGCCGGATGGCGTCACGCCCGTCCACCCCGTCGACGCCCGGGGAGCGTCCGACGCCCGTCTCCTTCTCGAGGAGCTTCAGGCCGCCGCGGTGGCCGAGGCGCCCCCACAGGTGGCGCAGGTCCACGTGCGCGAGGGGCGGCCGCCACCCCGGAAAGGCGGCGCGCAGGATCGGCACGTCGAAGGAGAGGCCGTTGAAGGTGACGAGCAGCTTCCAGTCGCTCGTCGCGGCGGGGAAGTCGTGGAGGTCGCGGCCGGCGAGGAAGACGCGCGGGCCGCGGCGATCCAGGACGCCGATGGCGGTGACGGCCTCGCCGTCGGTCTCGATGTCGAGGAAGGCGGCGTCGCGCGCGAAGGCGGCGTAGAGCCGCCAGCGCTCGTTGCGCGGGAGCATCGCCGCGAGCGCGTCGGCGTCGCCCCGCGCGAGGGCGGCGCGCGCGGCGGAGATGGCCTCGCGCAGGCGCGCGTCGGTGCGGGCCGAGAGCGCCACCGCGGGCGGCGGCGGGAAGTCCTCCCAGCTGCGGACGCCTGCGACCCAGAGCTTCGCCTCGAGCCAGGGGCCCACGCCGGGCGTGAGCCGGAAGGTGCTGCGGATCAAGCCGTGTCCTGGGATGCGGAGTGGAGACGCCGCCCGGATCGTCGGCGGCGCGGCGAGCTTACGCGGGGGCGGCGGGTCAATGCAAAGCGGCCACGCCGTTCCCATCCGCGGAGGGGAGCACCACGCGGAAGGTGCTCCCCTGGCCGAGCCGGCTCGAGACCTCGATGCGGCCGCCGTGGGCCTGCACGAGGTGGCGCGTGATGTAGAGGCCCAGGCCGAGCCCCTCCGGCTGGCGCGCCCCCCGGGCGCGGAAGAAGCGATCGAACACGTGCGGCACGTCCTCGGGCGCGATCCCCACCCCGCGGTCCGTCACCACGATGGCCACGCCCTCCGGGGCCGGCGCGAGCTCGAGGACGACCTCTCCCTGCGGAGGCGAGTACTTGAGCGCGTTCGTGAGGAGGTTCACCACGATGCGCTCGAGCCGCTGCGGGTCCGCCAGCGCCCGCGGGAGGTCGGGATGCACGACGAGCCGCACGCGGTCCACGTCGATCGCCCCGTGGAAGCGCTCGAGCAGCTCGGGGACGGCGGCGGCGAGGTCCACCGGCTCGGGGGAGATCTGGAGCTGCCCGTCCTCGAGCAGGGTCGCCTCCACGAGGTCCTGGATCATCGCGCTCATCCGCTCGCAGCTCTTCAGGACCGCGGCCGCGCGCGCCTCCACCCGCGCGGCGTCGTTCGGGTACCGGCGGAGCAGGTGGGCCTGGTTGTAGATGGCGTTCAGCGGGGTCCGCAGGTCGTGCGAGATCATGCGCACGAGATCGTCGCGGGCCTGCTCCATGGCGTGCAGCGCGGTCTCGTCGGAGAAGGTGAGCACCGCGCCGGCGATCGAGCCGTCCGCCCCGCGCACCGGGGCGCTGCTCGCGAGCACCCAGAGCGACCTCCCCTGGTACTCGACCCGGGCGTGGAGGCTGCGGACCGTCTCGCCCTGCAGCGCGCGCACCACCGGCGTGTCCTCGAGGCGCATGAGCCGCCCGTCGGGCGCGTACACGCGCAGCGCGGCGAAGCGCTCGGCGAAGCTCGGGCTCGCCTCGCCGGCGTCGTAGCCGAGCTGGCGCATCGCGGCGCGGTTCATGCGGAGGATCTCGCCGTCGCGGCCGTAGATGACGAGCCCGTCGGCGATCGCGTCCACCGTGGCGTCGAGCTCGCCGGCGCGCGTGAGCGCGGCGGCCGCGGCCTCCTCGGCCGCACGCCGCGCCGCCCACGCCTCGGAGGTCTCCCACACCGCGACCAGGACGGCGAGGCCGCGCCGCCACGGGATGCGCCGCACCTGCACGCAGAAGCGGCGCACCCCTCCGGCGGCGGGGACGGCGTAGTCGTCGACGCACAGGCCGGCGCCGGTGGCGAGCACGTTGCGGAGGGCGGGGAGGACGGCGGGATCGCCCGTCGGCCACACGTCCTCGAAGGGCTGCCCGACGGGGTCGACGTCCGCGCGCGTGAGGGCGCGGCACGCCGCGTTCGCGTGGTCGACGATCAGGTCCGGGCCGACGAGCACGGCGAGGCCGGCGGGCGAGGCGTCGAACACGGCCTCGAACATCGCGGCGGTGATCCCGCCGAAAGCGTTCCGCGCGATGTCACCCGGCGCGGGGACGAGCGTTCGCCCCGAGCCGTCGCCCGTCGTACCCATGGTCCGTCGGCCCCCGCCGCACCGAACGTATGTCAGCGGGTCGGCCCTGACGCGGCCCCCGGCGGAGCCGCGCGAGAGCGCGCATTTACAGAGGTTCCCGCGTTCGCTCCCACGCGCTGCGCCACGCGCCGCTGGCCTCCGCGTGCGACAGGAACCGCGCGTAGAACGGATGGCGCGCCACGGTCGCGCCGTCGCCGACCACGACGAGCTTCATCCGGGCCCGGGTGAGCGCCACGTTCATGCGACGCACGTCCGCGAGGAACCCGACCTCTCCCGTCTCGTTGGCCCGCACGAGGGAGACGACGACCGCGTCCTTCTCGCGCCCCTGGAAGCCGTCCACCGTGTCCACCTCGAGGCCGCGATCGAGGTGCGCCGCGAGGAGCTGACGCAGGCGCTGGACCTGGGCGTCGTACGGGGAGATCACTGCCACCTCGGCGGGATCGAGCCCCTGGGCGAGGAGCGCCTCGACCTCGCCGGCGACCAGCGCCGCCTCGCCCGCG includes:
- a CDS encoding ATP-binding protein; its protein translation is MGTTGDGSGRTLVPAPGDIARNAFGGITAAMFEAVFDASPAGLAVLVGPDLIVDHANAACRALTRADVDPVGQPFEDVWPTGDPAVLPALRNVLATGAGLCVDDYAVPAAGGVRRFCVQVRRIPWRRGLAVLVAVWETSEAWAARRAAEEAAAAALTRAGELDATVDAIADGLVIYGRDGEILRMNRAAMRQLGYDAGEASPSFAERFAALRVYAPDGRLMRLEDTPVVRALQGETVRSLHARVEYQGRSLWVLASSAPVRGADGSIAGAVLTFSDETALHAMEQARDDLVRMISHDLRTPLNAIYNQAHLLRRYPNDAARVEARAAAVLKSCERMSAMIQDLVEATLLEDGQLQISPEPVDLAAAVPELLERFHGAIDVDRVRLVVHPDLPRALADPQRLERIVVNLLTNALKYSPPQGEVVLELAPAPEGVAIVVTDRGVGIAPEDVPHVFDRFFRARGARQPEGLGLGLYITRHLVQAHGGRIEVSSRLGQGSTFRVVLPSADGNGVAALH
- a CDS encoding GIN domain-containing protein; translated protein: MLLRHASLALALLPALLVACDPYVKGNGILREETRSVGAFEGLRVEDGIHAEVTAGAESQRVVVSGDENLLQHVQTSVRADPVHGQVLEVRSSLSSFESTHPLRVVVSVPVFRFIAATDGCHAVVAGVATDVMAVEADDGADLVLSGAGGDQLTLRLAGGKGGGAFLDARGYPAGVATVELAGGARAELRVEDRVGGIVSGPSSLENVGGGACELTVTPDATVTCP
- the purL gene encoding phosphoribosylformylglycinamidine synthase subunit PurL, whose protein sequence is MTEKITPEVVAQHGLTQAEYDEVKRHLGREPNLTELGVFSVMWSEHCSYKSSRVHLKTFPTSGPRVLQGPGENAGVVDLGDGLAAAFKMESHNHPSYIEPYQGAATGVGGILRDVFTMGARPIASANSLRFGDPSHPKTAYLLEGVVAGIGGYGNCMGVPTVAGEVMFHPSYNGNCLVNAFTLGILPADKIFLGTAAGVGNPVMYIGAKTGRDGIHGATMASAEFDASTEEKRPTVQVGDPFMEKLLLEACLELFKTDAVVGIQDMGAAGFTSSSVEMAGRAGNGLDLFLDQVPLREEGMTPYEILLSESQERMLLVAAEGKEDMVRKICTKWDLDVAIVGRVTGTGRWRAHWHGKVVADLPVDPLTEGAPKYQRPMTPHPALPALHAFDLSTVPEPADLGDTLLRLLARPTIASKEWVYQQYDHMVRLVGAVRPGGDAAVVRIATGDERHAGKGIAISVGANGRYCFLDPHLGAQHAVAECARNIACVGGEPIAVTDCLNFGNPEKPEIMWQFAECVRGIGDACRALGTPVVSGNVSLYNETEGQGILPTPTIGMVGLLPDVEKTCTSAFKNAGDVIALVGTLQGEVGGSEYLSAEHGREAGHPPALDLAKEKAVQETVRRAVREGLLSSAHDCSDGGLAVALAECCMMHGVPAGAEKAPWIGAAVRVPFPARKDFVLFGEDASRILVSMPKESAARFVALAQECGAPVIRLGAVGGDTLEIQGALSVPVAELAKAWRDGVPAVLRRDVGHAAASGIAREPQEPLP
- a CDS encoding ribonuclease H-like domain-containing protein, with the translated sequence MIRSTFRLTPGVGPWLEAKLWVAGVRSWEDFPPPPAVALSARTDARLREAISAARAALARGDADALAAMLPRNERWRLYAAFARDAAFLDIETDGEAVTAIGVLDRRGPRVFLAGRDLHDFPAATSDWKLLVTFNGLSFDVPILRAAFPGWRPPLAHVDLRHLWGRLGHRGGLKLLEKETGVGRSPGVDGVDGRDAIRLWRLHLRGDATALRTLVEYNLHDAVNLRTLMDMGYNRMIDRLRLPASPVPVSERGDHRYDMTKLLLAL